One part of the Vicia villosa cultivar HV-30 ecotype Madison, WI linkage group LG6, Vvil1.0, whole genome shotgun sequence genome encodes these proteins:
- the LOC131609416 gene encoding abscisic acid receptor PYL4-like, which yields MKAVCMTGSQLCSLCISLLDKAQFIHNDHCAHPSIISLVSFTYLTSLLSLKKKPQNQNHSFTFHFSNLKKKKHHRHLLSLNQTTITMMLPNPTPTVPDAVARYHTHAVSPNQCCSAVIQEIAAPVSTVWSVVRRFDNPQAYKHFVKSCHVILGDGDVGTLREVRVISGLPAAVSTERLEVLDDEQHVISFSMIGGDHRLANYRSVTTLHPSPISDSDGNHRTGTVVVESYVVDVPPGNTTDDTCVFVDTILRCNLQSLAKFAENLSSTRSNQR from the coding sequence ATGAAGGCAGTGTGTATGACTGGCTCTCAGCTATGCTCATTGTGCATATCTCTACTTGATAAAGCACAATTCATTCACAATGATCATTGTGCACATCCGTCTATCATTTCTCTTGTGTCCTTCACTTATTTAACTTCTCTcctttctcttaaaaaaaaaccCCAAAACCAAAACCATTCATTCACATTCCATTtttcaaatctaaaaaaaaaaaaacatcatcgTCACTTGTTATCATTAAATCAAACAACTATTACTATGATGTTACCAAACCCTACACCCACCGTCCCCGACGCCGTCGCTCGCTACCACACCCACGCTGTCTCTCCCAACCAGTGCTGCTCCGCCGTCATCCAAGAAATCGCCGCTCCCGTTTCCACCGTCTGGTCCGTCGTCCGTCGCTTCGACAATCCCCAAGCTTACAAACACTTCGTCAAAAGCTGTCACGTCATCCTCGGCGACGGTGACGTCGGCACTCTCCGTGAAGTCCGTGTCATCTCCGGCCTCCCCGCCGCCGTCAGCACCGAACGACTCGAAGTCCTCGACGATGAACAACACGTCATCAGCTTCAGTATGATCGGCGGAGATCACCGGCTGGCTAACTACCGTTCTGTCACCACTCTTCACCCTAGTCCGATCTCAGACTCCGACGGTAACCACCGCACAGGCACCGTCGTTGTTGAGTCTTACGTCGTTGACGTGCCGCCGGGGAATACCACTGATGATACTTGTGTCTTTGTTGATACCATCCTTCGGTGCAATCTTCAATCTCTAGCGAAATTTGCAGAGAATTTGTCCTCAACAAGATCAAATCAACGATAA